The following coding sequences are from one Methanosarcina sp. WWM596 window:
- a CDS encoding nickel-dependent hydrogenase large subunit: MVQVTIDPLSRIEGHYRINTEVDGDGVITDAQSNALLFRGFERFLQNQDPRDAALLTQRICGVCPVCHSIAAANALDELFGVIEEVPKDALVMRNIHQGLNFIASHAAHIYVLWGPDLANPAYHDILMQHGEMGDAVWGELAGRFMPIVNQFKGIRYPAGSSYLGAIREQRHLHDAISLVAGKMPHSVLQHVGGVVYSPTIADINELAAYVSKTVEFVEAFTLGVSPDTWIENTYMASSPQKAVNFVLERLQELMDNSLSSNDFSHSSGWGDVPLFAAFGSELIGEQLLGLPISMKMDRAGVYPDPDKIGFLSYGVFFKPENGDGYDPTSPADDRVIPSGYMNGRLKLEEFDYRIISESVTHSFYIDEKEDRPPWNGVTVPEGNPDEIDYTKGSESRYSWSKAPNYGGIPCEVGPLARLMVMGEPLTTGLVQAFKENGYSPVNNYTRMIARMQEVLVVMSELMKWILQDLEAGAKVAVHTDLSMAKDSTGMGLWEAPRGALGHWIATGSDSMVTLYQAVVPSTWNLAPRNSQGIPGPVEQALIGTKISAADNALGVDYANPLGILHTARSYDPCLACAVHTIDRTGKHPDHTIRVL; this comes from the coding sequence ATGGTACAGGTGACCATAGATCCTCTTTCAAGAATTGAAGGACATTATAGGATTAATACTGAGGTTGACGGAGATGGTGTGATTACCGATGCCCAGAGCAATGCTCTGCTCTTTAGAGGTTTTGAGAGATTTCTTCAGAATCAAGACCCGAGAGATGCGGCACTTCTAACCCAGAGGATCTGCGGGGTCTGTCCGGTTTGCCACAGCATAGCTGCAGCAAATGCTTTGGATGAACTTTTCGGAGTTATAGAAGAGGTTCCCAAAGATGCTCTTGTAATGAGAAATATTCATCAGGGTCTTAATTTCATAGCCAGTCATGCAGCCCACATCTATGTGCTCTGGGGCCCGGACCTTGCAAACCCGGCTTATCATGATATCCTTATGCAACACGGAGAAATGGGGGATGCAGTGTGGGGAGAACTGGCCGGACGTTTTATGCCTATAGTAAATCAGTTTAAAGGAATACGTTATCCTGCCGGATCTTCTTACCTCGGTGCCATAAGGGAACAGCGTCACCTGCATGATGCCATTTCTCTTGTTGCAGGCAAAATGCCTCATTCTGTTTTACAGCATGTCGGAGGAGTGGTTTATTCCCCGACTATTGCAGACATTAATGAGCTTGCAGCCTATGTTTCAAAAACTGTGGAGTTTGTTGAAGCATTTACTCTTGGGGTCTCTCCAGATACCTGGATTGAAAATACTTACATGGCTTCTTCTCCGCAAAAAGCTGTCAATTTCGTTCTGGAACGCCTGCAGGAACTTATGGATAATTCCCTTTCCAGCAATGACTTCTCCCACTCCTCCGGCTGGGGAGATGTTCCTCTTTTTGCAGCTTTTGGTTCGGAACTGATTGGGGAACAGCTTCTCGGTCTGCCTATCAGTATGAAAATGGACCGGGCAGGAGTTTATCCTGATCCCGATAAAATTGGTTTTCTCTCTTACGGAGTTTTCTTCAAACCTGAAAATGGGGATGGGTATGACCCTACAAGCCCTGCTGATGATAGGGTTATACCTTCCGGATATATGAACGGACGTCTGAAACTTGAAGAATTCGACTACAGAATAATCTCTGAAAGCGTTACTCATTCCTTTTACATTGACGAGAAAGAAGACCGGCCTCCCTGGAACGGCGTTACGGTTCCTGAAGGGAATCCTGATGAAATAGATTACACAAAAGGTTCGGAAAGCCGTTACTCATGGTCAAAAGCCCCCAATTATGGCGGCATTCCCTGTGAAGTCGGGCCACTTGCTCGCCTCATGGTTATGGGTGAGCCCCTCACAACCGGACTGGTCCAGGCTTTCAAGGAAAACGGGTACTCTCCTGTAAACAACTATACTCGCATGATTGCAAGGATGCAGGAAGTTCTTGTAGTAATGTCTGAACTGATGAAGTGGATTTTGCAGGATCTTGAGGCGGGGGCAAAGGTTGCAGTTCACACCGATCTTTCGATGGCAAAGGATTCGACAGGGATGGGCCTGTGGGAAGCCCCGCGGGGAGCTCTGGGGCACTGGATTGCTACAGGTTCGGATTCGATGGTTACTCTTTATCAGGCTGTAGTTCCGAGTACCTGGAACCTGGCTCCTCGGAACTCACAGGGAATTCCGGGCCCTGTTGAGCAGGCTCTCATAGGCACTAAAATCTCTGCTGCGGATAATGCCCTCGGTGTTGACTATGCAAACCCTCTCGGGATTTTACATACAGCTCGCTCCTATGACCCCTGCCTGGCATGTGCGGTCCATACAATCGACAGAACCGGAAAGCATCCGGATCATACTATCAGGGTGCTTTAA
- a CDS encoding cytochrome b, with the protein MVLSAEKPASGKMVVERYNWLERITHLVHLFAMFALLITGFRIYFGWDFMAFQTARSIHMVAVPFFLVANWILVPYNIFSCKGERWCVRDRIDHFRKSYIFGEEDVERLFDIVRNFFGKGRYPAFTLYDEQKGYYITKLHPMLKLLIILESTAIAVIAITGIVLYNINWAPLGLPVSEWILSITWYFASLLNVNALGLIRIGHLLAGYWFVFELVVHVGILEFDPEVWKYHKAIFWSGKEDLSDRHFVRVIEESNGKGLTKDQKGASEEH; encoded by the coding sequence ATGGTACTGTCTGCTGAGAAGCCTGCCTCCGGAAAGATGGTTGTTGAACGCTATAACTGGCTTGAGAGGATCACTCACCTGGTTCACCTGTTTGCCATGTTCGCCCTTCTTATCACGGGATTCAGGATCTATTTTGGCTGGGATTTCATGGCATTTCAGACTGCCCGGTCTATCCATATGGTTGCGGTTCCTTTTTTTCTGGTCGCGAACTGGATCCTTGTCCCCTATAATATCTTTTCCTGCAAGGGGGAGAGGTGGTGTGTCAGGGATAGGATAGACCATTTCCGGAAATCTTATATATTCGGGGAGGAGGATGTGGAACGCCTTTTTGATATCGTCAGAAATTTTTTCGGGAAAGGCAGGTATCCTGCTTTTACGCTCTATGATGAACAGAAAGGATATTATATAACAAAACTTCATCCCATGCTCAAGCTGCTCATTATTCTCGAAAGCACTGCAATTGCTGTTATTGCCATAACAGGAATAGTGCTTTATAATATTAATTGGGCTCCTTTAGGGCTACCTGTATCCGAATGGATCCTTTCAATAACCTGGTATTTTGCGTCTCTGCTTAACGTTAATGCTCTGGGCCTGATCCGTATAGGACATCTGCTTGCAGGCTACTGGTTTGTTTTTGAGCTTGTCGTCCACGTAGGCATTCTTGAGTTTGATCCGGAAGTATGGAAATACCATAAAGCAATTTTCTGGTCCGGAAAAGAGGATTTGTCAGACAGGCATTTTGTTAGGGTAATCGAAGAAAGTAATGGGAAAGGGCTGACGAAAGATCAAAAGGGAGCATCGGAAGAACATTAA